In Thiospirochaeta perfilievii, a single window of DNA contains:
- a CDS encoding CPBP family intramembrane glutamic endopeptidase: MELFEIKKQHLGFNLLSLIPILLIVFGYDIVSSEINNIFVFFFKIENSNSFFDDNEISILSVIKLCIIPSVLEEWIFRFLFLTYLCRYLTVFKSILISSIVFSLFHSGVLRFIYALPIGILLAIIFVYSSSIVYCVVIHFFSNLWGFISSKIIHNINGYTRDNSVSFQVWYLDILGIVCLSLGLFFLFRIISKSTLRSRREV, from the coding sequence ATGGAATTATTTGAAATTAAAAAGCAGCATCTAGGATTCAACCTACTATCTTTGATACCAATACTACTTATTGTTTTTGGCTATGATATTGTAAGCTCTGAAATAAATAATATATTTGTATTTTTTTTTAAAATCGAAAATAGTAATTCTTTTTTTGATGATAATGAAATAAGTATTCTAAGTGTCATTAAGTTATGTATTATCCCTTCTGTGTTGGAAGAGTGGATATTTAGATTTCTTTTTTTGACTTACCTTTGTCGATATTTAACAGTTTTTAAATCAATACTTATTTCTTCTATAGTTTTTTCACTATTTCATAGTGGTGTGTTAAGATTTATATATGCTTTACCAATAGGAATTCTTCTGGCTATTATTTTTGTTTACAGTTCTTCAATTGTTTATTGCGTAGTAATTCATTTTTTTAGTAATTTATGGGGTTTTATTAGTTCTAAAATTATTCATAATATTAACGGTTATACGAGAGATAATTCAGTTTCATTTCAAGTATGGTATCTTGATATTTTGGGTATAGTGTGTTTATCGCTTGGTTTGTTCTTCTTATTTCGAATCATTTCTAAATCTACGTTGAGGTCTAGACGTGAAGTATAA
- a CDS encoding class IIb bacteriocin, lactobin A/cerein 7B family, with translation MKNFKGFTELTEEDSQRVNGGIAPLAVIGLILTAAAIYDAGKSFVAGYKDGREGINTHNR, from the coding sequence ATGAAAAATTTTAAAGGTTTTACAGAATTAACTGAAGAAGATTCTCAAAGAGTAAATGGTGGAATTGCACCCTTAGCAGTTATCGGCTTAATATTAACAGCTGCTGCAATATATGATGCAGGGAAGTCATTTGTTGCAGGGTATAAAGATGGTAGAGAAGGAATCAATACACATAATAGATAA
- a CDS encoding bacteriocin: MKVISKKELESINGGMLPQDFYETGKDMSMLTEKQWASARKMQKAVVRELVDTVEAARSFLDPISLIGKGIKYLAR, encoded by the coding sequence ATGAAAGTTATTAGTAAAAAAGAATTAGAGAGTATTAATGGTGGAATGCTTCCTCAAGATTTTTATGAAACAGGTAAAGATATGAGTATGTTAACAGAAAAACAATGGGCCTCAGCACGTAAAATGCAAAAAGCTGTTGTAAGAGAACTCGTTGATACTGTTGAAGCAGCAAGAAGTTTTCTGGATCCTATATCACTTATTGGTAAAGGTATAAAGTATCTAGCTAGATAG
- a CDS encoding CPBP family intramembrane glutamic endopeptidase: MSIILIILFDYLLLKRAIIIIIKSYKSIYIETFFNKKFIFGLYFVLLTILYLLLKFYFLGFDFKNFSPILIFYIILLASLEECIFRLYPLLVIKKNKLITNKFKLQIMYSLIFIVYHLGFNVPQLIYLLFFSQYMFFILEKTRNILFPIIIHALLNIFDYSMI, encoded by the coding sequence ATGAGTATAATTCTCATTATATTATTTGATTATTTATTATTAAAAAGAGCTATAATAATAATAATAAAAAGTTATAAGAGTATATATATTGAAACCTTCTTTAATAAGAAGTTTATTTTCGGATTATATTTTGTGTTATTGACTATACTATATTTGTTATTAAAATTTTATTTTTTAGGTTTTGATTTTAAAAACTTTAGTCCAATTTTAATCTTTTATATTATATTATTAGCATCATTGGAAGAATGTATTTTTAGATTATATCCGTTATTGGTTATCAAAAAAAATAAGCTAATTACCAATAAGTTTAAGTTGCAGATAATGTATTCACTTATATTTATTGTATATCATCTGGGTTTTAATGTTCCCCAGCTTATTTATTTATTATTTTTCTCACAATATATGTTTTTTATATTGGAAAAAACTCGGAATATATTATTTCCAATAATCATACATGCTTTATTAAATATTTTTGATTACTCAATGATTTAA
- the tnpA gene encoding IS66 family insertion sequence element accessory protein TnpA: MKSRKSHEEWKLLVSEFNKSGQSVAAFSRENNLKASTFIYWVKMFSINTEKSNLVKIKPKTSNSKKTHDIKIIVNDTKIEICGVINSDKISKIIAVLMEVN, encoded by the coding sequence ATGAAAAGTCGAAAGAGCCACGAAGAGTGGAAATTATTAGTATCAGAGTTCAATAAATCAGGCCAGTCAGTTGCAGCTTTTAGTAGAGAAAATAACCTAAAAGCATCAACTTTTATTTATTGGGTTAAAATGTTCTCTATAAATACTGAAAAATCAAATTTGGTTAAGATAAAACCTAAAACGAGTAATTCTAAGAAAACTCATGATATTAAAATTATTGTTAATGATACAAAGATTGAGATCTGTGGAGTTATAAATTCAGATAAAATTAGTAAAATAATCGCTGTACTAATGGAAGTTAACTGA
- the tnpB gene encoding IS66 family insertion sequence element accessory protein TnpB (TnpB, as the term is used for proteins encoded by IS66 family insertion elements, is considered an accessory protein, since TnpC, encoded by a neighboring gene, is a DDE family transposase.), with protein MFLDLTKISIFVRPGSTDMRSQINGLSVLAESEMKLDSGSGSLFLFCSKNRKNLKCIYWDKNGFAMWQKKLEKDKFPWPQTADDAEEITLEQLKLLLSGIDFWKAHKEIYFKEMN; from the coding sequence ATGTTTTTAGACCTAACTAAAATATCAATCTTCGTTCGCCCTGGATCAACAGATATGAGATCTCAGATTAATGGGTTATCAGTTTTAGCTGAAAGTGAAATGAAATTAGATTCTGGTTCTGGAAGTTTATTTTTGTTTTGTAGCAAAAACAGAAAAAACTTGAAATGTATATACTGGGATAAAAATGGTTTTGCAATGTGGCAAAAGAAACTCGAGAAAGATAAGTTCCCATGGCCACAAACGGCAGATGATGCAGAAGAGATAACTTTAGAACAATTAAAACTTCTATTGTCTGGTATAGATTTTTGGAAAGCCCATAAAGAAATATATTTTAAAGAGATGAATTAA
- the tnpC gene encoding IS66 family transposase — protein MGGIKKQVIPEEISTYIESLENSNKSLENRVKILEEELRLERVKRFGKSSEKVTPLQSELFDEFEQTALDIEEEDEPEVISIPAYNRKKKGRKPIDPSLPRKQIIHDISEDDKQCACGCQMVKIDEVVTERVQIIPEKSYVEQHIRPKYACRNCEGSGDEDKPTFRVAPAPPSLISGSIVTGGLLAYIHTNKFCDYLPFYRQEKRFERYGIPISRQNMSNWTIKAYRKLKGLNDIMKDHIKTGTYLQMDETVLKVHGEVGKLDSSNSYIWVTCGGPKDSSIALYEYNRSRSSKYIKDFTEGFSGFCQSDGFPGYNAVFKNSDKITHVTCLAHCRRELYDAYKASKQLNKSNVVINKIQKIYVVEKQLRDKNLKPEEFVAERKKLATPLLDNLKDWLDKKAINIRPESKLGKAVKYTLGQWDKMINYLDCAELTPDNNAAERVVKPLVMGRKNFLFSGSPEGADALCFFYSLIETAKLNDLNPYAYLKWLYDKAPLLPEGSSLEELAPWKCDPIEVNKIMLPS, from the coding sequence ATGGGCGGAATAAAAAAACAGGTAATCCCTGAAGAAATATCTACATATATTGAGTCTCTTGAAAACTCAAATAAATCTCTTGAAAATAGGGTTAAAATACTAGAAGAAGAGTTGCGTCTCGAAAGAGTAAAGAGATTTGGAAAATCTAGTGAAAAGGTTACACCTTTACAATCTGAATTATTTGATGAGTTTGAGCAAACCGCCTTGGATATAGAAGAAGAGGATGAACCTGAAGTTATATCTATTCCAGCATATAATAGAAAAAAGAAAGGTCGAAAACCTATAGATCCATCCCTACCTAGAAAACAAATCATTCACGATATATCAGAAGATGATAAACAGTGTGCTTGTGGATGTCAGATGGTTAAAATTGATGAAGTAGTAACAGAAAGGGTACAGATTATTCCTGAAAAGTCTTATGTAGAACAACATATAAGACCAAAATATGCCTGCAGGAATTGTGAAGGTTCAGGAGATGAAGATAAACCAACTTTTAGAGTTGCTCCTGCACCACCATCATTGATTTCAGGAAGTATAGTGACTGGTGGTCTTCTTGCTTACATCCATACAAATAAATTTTGTGATTACCTGCCATTTTATCGGCAAGAGAAAAGATTTGAGAGGTATGGGATTCCGATAAGCAGACAGAATATGTCAAACTGGACTATAAAAGCTTATAGAAAATTAAAAGGTCTTAATGATATTATGAAAGATCACATAAAGACTGGTACATATCTTCAAATGGATGAAACAGTCCTCAAAGTTCATGGGGAAGTTGGTAAATTAGATTCTAGTAACTCTTACATATGGGTCACCTGTGGTGGGCCTAAAGACTCAAGTATAGCTCTCTATGAATATAATAGATCTCGAAGTTCAAAATATATTAAAGATTTTACTGAAGGCTTTTCTGGGTTTTGTCAGTCAGATGGTTTCCCAGGTTACAATGCCGTTTTTAAAAATAGTGACAAAATAACACATGTAACATGTTTAGCACATTGTCGGAGAGAGCTTTACGATGCCTATAAAGCTTCTAAGCAACTAAATAAGTCTAATGTTGTAATTAATAAAATTCAAAAGATATATGTTGTAGAAAAACAACTTAGAGATAAGAACCTCAAACCGGAAGAATTTGTAGCAGAAAGAAAGAAGTTAGCGACACCATTACTTGATAACCTAAAAGACTGGCTTGATAAAAAGGCTATAAATATTAGACCAGAAAGTAAATTGGGGAAAGCTGTAAAATATACATTAGGCCAATGGGATAAAATGATAAATTACCTTGATTGTGCAGAGCTTACTCCAGATAATAACGCTGCGGAGAGAGTGGTAAAACCACTTGTTATGGGTCGTAAAAATTTTTTATTTTCGGGTAGTCCTGAAGGTGCGGATGCATTATGTTTTTTCTACTCTTTAATTGAAACGGCAAAATTAAATGATTTAAATCCATACGCATATTTAAAATGGTTATATGATAAGGCTCCATTATTACCAGAAGGCTCCTCATTAGAAGAATTAGCTCCATGGAAATGTGATCCAATAGAAGTTAATAAAATTATGTTACCTTCTTAG
- a CDS encoding ATP-binding protein, which translates to MALLDRLLHHAKIFSISGESYRIKNRKEE; encoded by the coding sequence GTGGCGCTGCTTGACCGTTTATTACACCATGCTAAGATTTTCTCCATAAGTGGAGAATCATATAGAATAAAAAACAGGAAGGAGGAATAA
- a CDS encoding transglutaminase-like domain-containing protein gives MKIVKILVIILIVTFLIACNEKKDFIELEITEIYHINSSDNNDLLIIRVPKNYKYHQKVLSSKFSVKPDDIYMDGEDKLARIYIDNGIDEVIVTHHIKIYRYDYIVANQFENIKEKRPENLDDFLVYSGSDELLVIAEDLTGKSNKMTINNILRFISENMIYEIHDEELSGYDAYLRGEGDCTEFSDLFATLCMLNDIPTRTIMGYYFSNCNTNIPFAHEWSEVYLDNYGWIPIDATPKGNYISRFPEKMDNRYIYLGYNGYSSPYNYAYSEGLDVYYDVEINKLN, from the coding sequence ATGAAAATAGTAAAAATATTAGTAATTATTTTGATAGTTACTTTTTTAATAGCTTGTAATGAAAAAAAGGACTTTATAGAACTTGAGATTACTGAAATTTATCATATTAACTCATCAGATAATAACGATCTTCTAATTATACGAGTTCCAAAAAATTATAAATACCATCAGAAAGTCCTCTCATCTAAATTTTCTGTTAAACCGGATGATATTTATATGGATGGAGAAGATAAACTTGCTAGAATTTACATTGATAATGGGATAGATGAAGTTATTGTAACCCATCATATTAAGATTTATAGATATGATTATATTGTTGCTAATCAGTTTGAAAATATAAAAGAGAAAAGGCCTGAAAATTTAGATGACTTTCTCGTTTATTCTGGTTCTGATGAATTGCTAGTAATAGCTGAAGATTTAACGGGTAAAAGTAATAAAATGACAATAAACAATATATTACGCTTTATAAGTGAGAATATGATTTATGAAATACATGATGAAGAACTTAGTGGATATGATGCTTACTTAAGAGGAGAAGGTGATTGTACAGAATTTTCAGATCTATTTGCAACATTATGTATGCTGAATGATATTCCTACAAGAACGATAATGGGCTATTATTTTTCTAATTGTAATACGAATATTCCATTTGCTCATGAATGGAGTGAAGTATATCTTGATAATTATGGTTGGATTCCTATAGATGCTACTCCCAAAGGGAATTATATCTCAAGATTTCCCGAGAAAATGGATAATAGATATATATATCTTGGATATAATGGCTATTCTAGCCCATATAACTATGCATACTCAGAGGGATTAGATGTCTATTATGATGTTGAAATTAATAAATTGAACTAA
- a CDS encoding cysteine peptidase family C39 domain-containing protein has protein sequence MKYYCIKQHDITDCGAACLATICRQYGYKKPKIL, from the coding sequence ATGAAATATTACTGCATAAAACAACACGACATTACAGACTGTGGAGCAGCTTGTTTGGCTACTATCTGTCGTCAATATGGTTATAAGAAACCTAAGATTCTATAA
- a CDS encoding helix-turn-helix domain-containing protein, producing MDKNLSKRFGLYIGIIVFIIFLTDIIVIYNDKGTLKNHYYYFTLLFISLIMVISSRFKIGKYIQVFSLISTTIVSFFLDQSSGYGIGQVIIIVLLSQKYGFFKKNMLIKVILSVLTFISIVVITVLFKKEILFNILPPILFLIVFGASFIIIKYEEIQVYLKKEQLLKEEIFKLKHKIKEINEFVDPVESGLSQTELLVLESLCKYKETNQDLATRLVKSEHTIKSHIKNILNKIGAENRYQLIDLCKGYFTTE from the coding sequence ATGGATAAAAATTTATCAAAAAGATTTGGATTATATATTGGTATAATTGTATTTATAATTTTTTTAACTGATATTATAGTAATATATAATGATAAAGGTACATTAAAAAATCATTACTATTATTTTACGCTACTATTTATTTCATTAATCATGGTTATATCAAGCCGATTCAAAATAGGTAAATATATTCAGGTCTTTTCATTAATAAGTACAACAATAGTTAGTTTTTTCCTTGATCAGAGTTCTGGATATGGAATAGGACAAGTTATCATCATTGTTTTACTATCTCAAAAATATGGTTTTTTTAAAAAAAATATGCTAATAAAAGTAATATTATCTGTTTTGACTTTTATTAGCATAGTTGTCATCACCGTATTATTCAAAAAAGAGATATTATTTAATATTTTACCTCCTATCTTGTTCCTTATTGTATTTGGAGCTTCATTTATCATAATAAAGTATGAAGAGATTCAAGTTTATTTAAAAAAAGAACAATTATTGAAAGAAGAAATATTTAAGTTAAAGCATAAAATTAAGGAAATTAATGAATTTGTTGATCCAGTAGAATCAGGTTTAAGTCAAACCGAATTATTAGTTTTAGAATCTTTATGTAAATACAAGGAAACTAATCAAGATTTAGCAACTAGATTAGTTAAGTCTGAGCATACAATTAAATCTCATATAAAAAATATTCTTAATAAGATTGGTGCCGAAAATAGATATCAATTAATTGATCTTTGTAAAGGATATTTTACAACCGAATAA
- a CDS encoding DUF6062 family protein, which translates to MKYELETIPVWDAFKKECECPICILKDKAQETYLKFFLGNSVMVPEMRVNVNKTGFCPDHFSLLLQKRSPHYLGLMTHTHFKEYREKLNKKFSQINKLAVNASSKIKTPLKDKKLIESLKDLESFVNESDKKCLICDKIDYTMKRYIFTTVYLWKKNSEFRNYFKESKGFCLEHQNLISNMAAEYLNGVELGEFIKELLEVQDRNLKRLEEEILYFTQKFSQENDDKPWNGTKDAHYRLIQKITGKTTEH; encoded by the coding sequence ATGAAATATGAACTAGAAACAATACCAGTTTGGGACGCCTTTAAAAAAGAGTGTGAATGCCCTATATGTATACTAAAAGATAAAGCCCAAGAGACATATCTTAAATTTTTCCTAGGAAACTCAGTAATGGTTCCTGAAATGAGGGTTAACGTTAATAAAACAGGGTTTTGCCCTGATCATTTTAGCCTTCTATTACAGAAGAGAAGTCCTCACTATCTTGGATTAATGACCCATACACACTTTAAAGAGTATAGAGAGAAACTTAATAAAAAATTTAGTCAAATTAATAAGTTAGCAGTTAACGCTTCCTCTAAGATAAAGACACCTTTAAAGGACAAAAAACTTATTGAATCATTAAAAGATTTAGAATCATTTGTAAATGAAAGTGATAAAAAGTGCCTAATATGCGATAAAATTGACTACACAATGAAGAGATATATATTTACTACAGTCTATTTATGGAAAAAAAATAGTGAGTTTAGGAACTATTTTAAGGAATCCAAAGGGTTCTGCTTAGAGCATCAAAACCTAATATCCAATATGGCTGCAGAGTACTTAAATGGAGTAGAGTTAGGGGAGTTTATTAAAGAGTTATTAGAAGTTCAAGATAGAAACCTAAAGAGACTTGAAGAAGAGATTCTATATTTTACACAAAAATTTAGCCAAGAGAATGATGATAAACCATGGAATGGAACAAAGGATGCCCATTATCGACTGATTCAAAAGATCACAGGAAAAACAACGGAACACTAA
- a CDS encoding valine--pyruvate transaminase, with the protein MPKNRTLFTKRFAGKSGIGELMDDLGQAMASGDKLMLGGGNPGYIPEVATLWRDRLNEMVNSSNEIDSVLGNYDTPQGNENFINSIVSFFNRHFNFGITRENVVITNGSQCAMFNLLNILGGTGEDGIKRKVLFPLVPEYIGYADLHLEDDVFLSLKPIIEDLGFNRYKYRIDRDNLNKIKENLGALCVSRPTNPTGNVLTDDEIDFLHLFSKKRGIPLIIDNAYGAPFPQILFKDITLKWDENIVLSMSLSKIGLPSTRTGIVVANREIILALSRVNAITSLASGSLGQGITYPMLDDDRLINISKNLVKPFYQKRSNLTLELMDKYFQGIDYKVHVSEGALFLWVWFPSLPITSKELYTILKEKNVLIIPGNYFFFGLKEYWDHSDQCIRINYSGEERVVKEGIRIIGKTIKGL; encoded by the coding sequence ATGCCCAAAAATAGAACTCTCTTTACTAAACGATTTGCTGGAAAATCTGGAATTGGTGAACTAATGGATGATCTTGGCCAGGCTATGGCTAGTGGGGATAAACTTATGTTAGGTGGTGGTAACCCTGGTTATATCCCAGAAGTTGCTACCCTGTGGAGAGATAGATTAAATGAGATGGTAAACAGCTCTAATGAGATTGATTCAGTCCTAGGAAACTACGATACTCCCCAGGGTAATGAGAACTTTATTAATTCAATAGTTAGTTTTTTTAATAGACATTTTAATTTTGGGATTACAAGGGAAAATGTAGTTATTACAAATGGTAGCCAGTGTGCCATGTTTAATCTTTTAAATATTTTAGGCGGAACAGGGGAGGATGGTATAAAGAGAAAAGTATTATTTCCCCTAGTCCCTGAGTATATAGGATATGCAGACCTACACTTAGAGGATGATGTTTTTCTCTCCTTAAAGCCGATTATAGAGGATTTAGGCTTTAACAGATATAAGTATAGAATTGATAGAGATAATCTAAATAAGATCAAAGAAAATCTAGGGGCTCTTTGTGTATCAAGGCCAACTAATCCTACAGGAAATGTCTTAACAGATGATGAGATTGATTTTCTCCACCTTTTTAGTAAAAAGAGGGGGATCCCTCTAATTATTGATAACGCATACGGGGCACCATTCCCTCAAATCCTATTTAAAGATATTACCCTAAAGTGGGATGAAAATATTGTTTTATCAATGTCCCTATCTAAAATAGGTCTACCTTCTACAAGAACAGGGATTGTTGTTGCAAATAGGGAGATTATTTTAGCTCTATCAAGGGTTAATGCCATAACTAGTTTAGCCTCTGGGAGTCTAGGTCAAGGGATAACATATCCTATGTTAGATGATGATAGATTAATTAATATTAGTAAAAACTTAGTAAAACCATTTTATCAAAAAAGGTCAAACTTAACCCTAGAACTAATGGATAAATATTTTCAAGGTATTGATTATAAAGTACATGTAAGTGAAGGGGCTCTATTTTTATGGGTTTGGTTTCCAAGTCTACCAATAACTAGTAAAGAGTTATACACTATTTTAAAAGAAAAAAACGTGCTTATTATTCCTGGAAACTACTTCTTTTTTGGTTTGAAGGAGTATTGGGATCACTCTGATCAGTGCATAAGGATAAACTACTCTGGGGAAGAGAGAGTAGTAAAAGAGGGTATAAGAATTATTGGTAAAACAATAAAAGGTCTATAG
- a CDS encoding valine--tRNA ligase: MKAIEMDKVYNPKDFEDRLYRFWEENGYFKPNENSDKEPFTVVIPPPNVTGVLHMGHGLNNTLQDILIRYNRMLGRPTLWVPGTDHAGIATQNVVERKLKKEGLGRHDLGREKFLDKVWEVKDDHHKIITSQLRKLGASCDWTRERFTMDDGLTEAVKDVFVKLYEKDLIYRGEYLVNWCPSCGTALADDEVDHEEKPGKLYNIKYKVVGEDNYLTIATTRPETLFGDSAVAVNPEDPRYSSFIGKELELPLTNRTFKIIGDSYVDIEFGTGALKITPAHDPNDWEIGERHGLEKINILNDNGTLNNIVPEKYRGLSCSDARALVIEDLTLAGLFISDEDKPHQVGHCYRCKTVVEPYMSEQWFVRMQPLADQAIQAWKDEEIKFFPKKWDNTYAHWMNGIRDWCISRQLWWGHRIPVYYCQDCREMIVSKDSPEKCTSCGSTNIEQDNDVLDTWFSSWLWPFSTLGWPEETEDLKKYYPTSTLVTGYDIIFFWVARMVMAGKEFTGKAPFRDIYMTPLIRDKQGRKMSKSLGNGIDPLDVIDEFGADALKFTLAYLSTQGLDIPFGDDTCKIGSKFANKIWNASRYILMNLEGRELVDISENEYTGADKWILHRLNETIIGVKKAFEMYRFDDMTHLCYDFFWNDFCDWYIESTKLELYSNDDKIKDKAVTMLVSVLEESLRLLHPFLSFITEEIYQKLPNTQGALIIADYPVVKDSRKDSLIEENFDSLKELVQSVRTLRSEFNLPPGKKIKVRVKCDDGFTGSGFFTNETALMASLTGSDDFKMFNVNLDTTEGGIAALGNGFEALVYIKDVIDVDEEIKKLKKGIEKNIKLKEQTEKKLSNENFVSRAKPEIIAKEKGKLDEFTSAIEKMTTHLKGLEG; the protein is encoded by the coding sequence ATGAAGGCTATAGAGATGGATAAAGTATATAATCCTAAAGACTTTGAAGATAGGTTGTACAGGTTCTGGGAAGAGAATGGTTATTTTAAACCCAATGAAAACAGTGATAAAGAGCCTTTTACCGTCGTCATTCCTCCTCCAAATGTTACAGGTGTTTTACACATGGGACACGGTTTAAATAATACACTTCAAGATATATTAATTAGATATAATAGAATGTTAGGCAGGCCAACTCTTTGGGTGCCGGGAACTGACCATGCAGGTATAGCTACCCAAAATGTTGTTGAGAGAAAACTTAAAAAAGAGGGTCTAGGTAGACACGACCTTGGTAGAGAGAAATTTCTAGATAAAGTTTGGGAAGTTAAGGATGATCATCATAAGATTATTACTTCCCAGTTAAGAAAATTAGGTGCATCCTGTGACTGGACTAGAGAACGATTTACTATGGATGATGGTCTAACAGAAGCTGTAAAAGATGTTTTTGTTAAACTATATGAAAAAGACCTAATTTATAGAGGTGAGTATTTAGTTAACTGGTGTCCATCCTGTGGTACAGCACTAGCTGATGATGAAGTAGATCATGAAGAGAAACCTGGGAAACTTTATAATATTAAGTATAAGGTTGTTGGTGAGGATAACTATTTAACAATTGCAACAACAAGACCTGAAACTCTATTTGGTGATAGTGCTGTAGCAGTAAACCCTGAGGATCCAAGATACTCAAGTTTTATTGGAAAGGAGTTAGAACTACCTTTAACTAATAGAACATTTAAAATAATTGGTGATAGTTATGTTGATATTGAGTTTGGTACTGGTGCATTAAAAATAACTCCTGCCCATGATCCTAATGACTGGGAGATTGGAGAGAGACACGGTTTAGAGAAGATTAATATTCTAAATGATAATGGTACATTAAATAATATCGTTCCAGAAAAATACCGTGGACTAAGTTGTAGTGATGCAAGAGCCCTTGTAATAGAGGATTTAACTTTAGCTGGTCTTTTTATATCCGATGAGGACAAGCCCCACCAAGTAGGACACTGTTATAGATGTAAAACTGTGGTTGAACCCTATATGTCTGAACAGTGGTTTGTTAGAATGCAGCCATTAGCAGACCAGGCTATTCAGGCTTGGAAGGACGAAGAGATTAAGTTTTTTCCTAAAAAGTGGGATAATACATATGCTCACTGGATGAATGGTATTAGGGATTGGTGTATCTCTAGACAGTTATGGTGGGGACATAGAATTCCTGTTTATTATTGTCAAGATTGTAGAGAGATGATTGTTTCTAAGGATTCTCCAGAAAAGTGTACTTCCTGTGGTTCAACTAATATAGAACAGGATAATGACGTTTTAGATACATGGTTCTCATCCTGGTTGTGGCCATTTTCAACCCTTGGCTGGCCAGAGGAGACAGAGGATCTTAAAAAGTACTACCCAACATCAACTTTAGTAACTGGTTATGACATAATTTTCTTCTGGGTTGCTAGAATGGTTATGGCAGGTAAAGAGTTTACTGGTAAAGCTCCCTTTAGGGACATATATATGACTCCTCTTATTAGGGATAAGCAGGGTAGAAAAATGAGCAAGTCTCTAGGTAATGGAATTGACCCATTAGATGTAATTGATGAGTTTGGAGCAGATGCTCTTAAATTTACCCTTGCTTACCTCTCTACCCAGGGATTAGATATTCCATTTGGAGATGATACATGTAAAATAGGTAGTAAATTTGCCAATAAAATATGGAACGCATCTAGATATATTTTAATGAACCTAGAGGGTCGGGAGCTAGTTGATATCTCTGAAAATGAGTATACCGGTGCTGATAAATGGATTTTACACAGATTAAATGAGACAATCATCGGGGTTAAAAAGGCTTTTGAGATGTATCGTTTTGACGATATGACCCACCTATGTTATGACTTTTTCTGGAATGATTTTTGTGACTGGTATATAGAGAGTACAAAGTTAGAACTATACTCTAATGATGATAAGATTAAGGATAAGGCTGTTACTATGTTAGTATCTGTCTTAGAAGAGTCCCTAAGATTACTTCATCCGTTTCTATCATTTATAACTGAGGAGATATACCAGAAACTTCCAAATACCCAGGGGGCTTTAATTATTGCAGACTACCCTGTTGTTAAGGATAGTAGAAAAGATAGTTTAATCGAGGAGAACTTTGATTCGTTAAAAGAGTTAGTTCAATCAGTAAGAACCCTAAGGAGTGAGTTTAATCTACCTCCTGGTAAAAAAATAAAGGTTAGGGTTAAGTGTGATGACGGCTTTACTGGTAGTGGTTTCTTTACTAATGAGACAGCATTAATGGCTTCTTTAACTGGATCAGACGACTTTAAAATGTTTAATGTAAATCTAGATACTACAGAAGGTGGTATCGCTGCTCTAGGTAACGGATTTGAAGCTCTTGTCTATATTAAAGATGTAATTGATGTAGATGAAGAGATTAAAAAGCTTAAAAAGGGTATTGAGAAAAATATTAAATTAAAGGAACAGACCGAGAAAAAGTTATCAAATGAGAACTTTGTTTCAAGGGCTAAACCTGAGATAATAGCAAAAGAGAAGGGTAAGTTAGATGAGTTTACTTCTGCAATAGAGAAGATGACTACTCACTTAAAAGGCCTTGAGGGATAA